In Gordonia phthalatica, one genomic interval encodes:
- a CDS encoding methyltransferase domain-containing protein gives MRCATGHSFDVARQGYVSLLTGKGTNHRSDTADMVAARGRIFDAGLYLPITAAVAAECRDASVILDAGGGPGQYLAAALDAAGDSAVGVGLDLSRYCARSAAKRHPRGFSVVADLWAGLPIRDGVADTVLSVFAPRNPAETARVLAPGGRWVVVTPEPGHLAEIVEPMHMLSVREGKSARLAHDLAADFDDVTATRVTAEAVFDEDRLVDVAAMGPAGFHRSRDELATAAAELSAGDPVPATLDVTVTVARRR, from the coding sequence CTGCGATGCGCCACCGGGCACTCGTTCGATGTGGCCCGGCAGGGCTACGTCTCCCTGCTCACGGGCAAGGGCACCAATCACCGGTCCGACACCGCCGACATGGTCGCGGCGCGCGGACGGATCTTCGACGCCGGGCTCTACCTGCCGATCACCGCTGCGGTCGCCGCCGAATGCCGCGATGCGTCGGTGATCCTCGACGCGGGCGGCGGCCCCGGCCAGTATCTGGCGGCCGCACTGGACGCCGCGGGCGACTCGGCCGTCGGCGTCGGCCTCGACCTCTCCCGCTACTGCGCGCGCAGCGCCGCCAAACGACATCCGCGAGGCTTCTCCGTGGTCGCCGACCTGTGGGCGGGCCTCCCGATCCGCGACGGCGTCGCCGACACCGTCCTGTCGGTCTTCGCGCCCCGGAACCCCGCCGAGACCGCACGCGTCCTGGCGCCGGGCGGCCGGTGGGTCGTCGTGACCCCCGAACCCGGTCATCTCGCGGAGATCGTCGAACCCATGCACATGCTGTCGGTGAGGGAGGGCAAGAGCGCACGCCTGGCCCACGACCTCGCCGCCGACTTCGACGACGTCACCGCCACTCGAGTCACCGCGGAGGCGGTGTTCGACGAGGATCGACTCGTCGATGTCGCCGCCATGGGACCCGCCGGGTTCCACCGCAGCCGCGACGAACTCGCGACCGCCGCGGCGGAACTCAGCGCAGGCGATCCGGTGCCCGCCACGCTCGACGTCACGGTCACCGTCGCACGTCGGCGGTGA
- a CDS encoding helix-turn-helix transcriptional regulator: MEKNWGPSPAVVDAPATVTGRQGAVLQILRQQDASGGGGLKVADVAEALDLHVNTAREHLDALVEAGFATRQRAESTGRGRPAWIYRLAEPDTDERFGAYRSMAMVLAGHLSQTAVDARADARELGRKWGRELASDAEPHARGRVVADLRRVGFAPVAESEDSFALTRCPLLDAAREYPEVTCQLHLGLIRGILGDDDQVGNPVLVPFARRGSCTLRLPSARQS, translated from the coding sequence GTGGAAAAGAATTGGGGTCCGTCGCCGGCCGTCGTCGACGCCCCGGCGACGGTGACAGGCCGCCAGGGCGCCGTTCTCCAGATCCTGCGTCAGCAGGACGCGAGTGGGGGAGGCGGACTGAAGGTCGCCGACGTCGCCGAAGCCCTCGACCTGCACGTGAACACCGCACGCGAGCACCTCGACGCCCTCGTCGAAGCGGGATTCGCGACGCGCCAGCGCGCCGAGAGCACCGGCCGCGGCCGTCCCGCGTGGATCTACCGGCTCGCCGAACCCGACACCGACGAGCGCTTCGGCGCCTACCGCAGCATGGCGATGGTGTTGGCCGGACATCTGTCGCAGACCGCAGTCGACGCGCGCGCCGACGCCCGCGAGTTGGGCCGCAAGTGGGGCCGGGAACTGGCGTCCGACGCCGAACCCCACGCGCGCGGGCGAGTCGTCGCCGACCTCCGTCGCGTCGGCTTCGCACCGGTCGCCGAGTCGGAGGATTCGTTCGCGCTGACTCGCTGCCCCCTGCTCGACGCCGCTCGCGAATATCCCGAGGTGACCTGTCAACTGCACCTCGGCCTGATCCGCGGGATCCTCGGCGACGACGACCAGGTGGGGAACCCGGTCCTCGTACCGTTCGCGCGTCGGGGTTCGTGCACGCTGCGACTGCCGTCGGCGCGGCAGTCATGA
- the folP gene encoding dihydropteroate synthase, translating into MAIVNRTPDSFYDHGSTFTDDAAKARIDEVVAQGADMIDVGGVKAGPGDEVDAVMEARRVVPMIAWIRRTHPDILISVDTWRAEVAAQACEAGADMINDTWAGVDPGLVSVAVDAGAGLVCSHTGGARVRTRPHRVAYDDVVADVVTEVTTAAERARAAGVREDGILIDPTHDFGKNTHHGLALLRHLDRLVDTGWPVLMALSNKDFIGETLNAELGDRVAGTLAATALAASQGARMFRVHEVADTRRVVDMVASILGTRPPACTVRGLA; encoded by the coding sequence ATGGCGATCGTCAACCGAACTCCCGACTCGTTCTACGACCACGGCTCCACCTTCACCGACGACGCCGCGAAGGCGCGCATCGACGAGGTGGTGGCGCAGGGGGCGGACATGATCGACGTGGGCGGGGTGAAGGCCGGCCCGGGCGACGAGGTGGACGCCGTCATGGAGGCCCGGCGCGTGGTGCCGATGATCGCGTGGATCCGCCGCACCCATCCGGACATCCTGATCAGCGTCGACACCTGGCGCGCCGAGGTCGCGGCTCAGGCCTGCGAGGCGGGTGCCGACATGATCAACGACACGTGGGCGGGCGTCGACCCGGGCCTGGTCTCGGTTGCAGTGGACGCGGGCGCCGGACTGGTCTGTTCGCACACCGGTGGCGCGCGCGTCCGCACCCGGCCGCATCGCGTGGCCTACGACGACGTGGTCGCCGATGTCGTCACCGAGGTCACGACCGCCGCCGAACGCGCCCGCGCGGCCGGCGTCCGCGAGGACGGCATCCTGATCGACCCGACGCACGACTTCGGGAAGAACACCCATCACGGTCTGGCACTGCTGCGGCATCTGGACCGCCTCGTCGACACCGGCTGGCCGGTGCTGATGGCGCTGTCCAACAAGGACTTCATCGGGGAGACGCTCAACGCCGAGCTCGGCGATCGCGTCGCAGGCACCCTCGCGGCCACCGCACTCGCCGCATCGCAGGGCGCCCGCATGTTCCGGGTCCACGAGGTCGCCGACACCCGCCGCGTGGTCGACATGGTCGCGTCGATTCTCGGCACCAGGCCGCCGGCCTGCACCGTCCGAGGACTCGCATGA
- a CDS encoding DUF3117 domain-containing protein, translated as MAAMKPRMGDGPLEAVKEGRGIVVRIPIDGGGRLVVELNDEEASALGEALREVTA; from the coding sequence ATGGCGGCGATGAAGCCACGCATGGGGGACGGACCGCTCGAGGCGGTCAAGGAAGGACGTGGGATCGTCGTACGGATCCCGATCGACGGCGGCGGACGCCTGGTCGTCGAGTTGAACGACGAAGAGGCCTCGGCTCTGGGCGAGGCGCTGCGCGAGGTCACCGCCTGA
- a CDS encoding TIGR00730 family Rossman fold protein: MSAICVYCASGPVDQDYLDLAAATGTAIADAGLTLVTGGGNVSMMGAVVRAAREAGGRTIGIIPEHLMKKEVADLDSTELIVTDTMRERKRLMEEMADGFITLPGGIGTFEELFETWTGGYLGEHRKPIVLLNHGGFYDPLLVWLDDLRSRGFVAQAALDKLEVCDTVGDSIAYLTNG; the protein is encoded by the coding sequence GTGAGCGCTATCTGCGTCTACTGCGCGTCGGGTCCGGTGGATCAGGACTACCTGGACCTCGCCGCCGCGACCGGCACCGCGATCGCGGACGCCGGACTCACCCTGGTCACCGGCGGCGGCAATGTCTCGATGATGGGCGCCGTCGTGCGCGCCGCCCGCGAGGCCGGCGGCCGGACCATCGGCATCATTCCCGAGCACCTGATGAAGAAGGAGGTCGCCGACCTCGACTCCACCGAGCTGATCGTCACCGACACCATGCGGGAGCGGAAGCGTCTGATGGAGGAGATGGCCGACGGATTCATCACCCTCCCCGGCGGCATCGGCACCTTCGAGGAGCTCTTCGAGACGTGGACCGGCGGCTACCTCGGTGAGCACCGCAAGCCGATCGTCCTGCTGAATCACGGTGGCTTCTACGATCCGCTGCTCGTCTGGCTCGATGATCTTCGGTCGAGAGGCTTCGTCGCGCAGGCGGCGCTCGATAAGCTCGAAGTATGTGACACCGTGGGTGACAGCATCGCCTATCTGACTAACGGGTAA
- the glgC gene encoding glucose-1-phosphate adenylyltransferase has translation MRSQPHVLGIVLAGGEGKRLYPLTMDRAKPAVPFGGSYRLIDFVLSNLVNGGYEQICVLTQYKSHSLDKHISQTWWSSGFHGEFITPVPAQQRLGPRWYTGSADAIYQSMNLIYDEEPEYIVVFGADHVYRMDPSQMVQAHIESGASVTVAGIRVPRSEAFAFGCIDANDEGRITEFLEKPADPPGTVDDPDVTFASMGNYVFTADALVAMLKDDAADADSDHDMGGDIIPAFVDRGEAYVYDFDDNIVPGQTERDKGYWRDVGTLDSFYEAHMDLVSENPVFNLYNKRWPIRGETSHLPPAKFVRGGTANDSVVGAGTVVSGAMVHGSVLSNNVFVDEGAVVQGSVLMPGVRIGKNAVVRNAILDKNVRIADGGQLGVDLEHDRERYVVSPGGIVTVGKNQVIE, from the coding sequence GTGAGATCACAACCGCATGTTCTCGGAATCGTCCTCGCCGGCGGTGAGGGAAAGCGGCTCTATCCGCTGACCATGGACCGGGCGAAACCCGCCGTGCCGTTCGGCGGCTCGTACCGCCTCATCGACTTCGTGCTGTCGAATCTGGTGAACGGCGGGTACGAACAGATCTGCGTGCTGACGCAGTACAAGTCGCATTCGCTCGACAAGCACATCTCGCAGACCTGGTGGTCGTCGGGTTTCCACGGCGAGTTCATCACCCCGGTTCCGGCGCAGCAGCGTCTGGGGCCCCGCTGGTACACCGGCAGCGCCGACGCCATTTACCAGTCGATGAACCTGATTTACGACGAGGAACCCGAGTACATCGTCGTGTTCGGCGCCGACCACGTGTACCGGATGGACCCGTCGCAGATGGTGCAGGCGCACATCGAGTCCGGTGCGTCGGTCACCGTCGCGGGCATCCGGGTGCCGCGCAGCGAGGCGTTCGCCTTCGGCTGCATCGATGCGAACGACGAAGGTCGGATCACCGAGTTCCTGGAGAAGCCGGCCGATCCGCCCGGCACGGTCGACGACCCGGACGTCACCTTCGCATCGATGGGCAATTACGTCTTCACCGCCGACGCCCTCGTCGCGATGTTGAAGGACGACGCCGCCGACGCCGACTCCGATCACGACATGGGCGGCGACATCATCCCCGCCTTCGTCGATCGCGGTGAGGCCTACGTCTACGACTTCGACGACAACATCGTTCCCGGCCAGACCGAACGGGACAAGGGCTACTGGCGCGACGTCGGGACGCTCGACTCGTTCTACGAGGCGCACATGGATCTGGTCTCGGAGAACCCGGTCTTCAACCTCTACAACAAGCGCTGGCCGATCCGCGGCGAGACCAGCCACCTGCCGCCCGCGAAGTTCGTCCGCGGCGGCACCGCCAACGACTCGGTGGTCGGTGCGGGCACGGTGGTGTCCGGCGCGATGGTGCACGGGTCGGTGCTCTCCAACAACGTCTTCGTGGACGAGGGCGCGGTGGTGCAGGGCAGCGTCCTGATGCCGGGTGTGCGGATCGGCAAGAACGCGGTCGTGCGCAACGCGATCCTCGACAAGAACGTCCGGATCGCCGACGGCGGCCAGCTGGGCGTCGACCTGGAGCACGACCGCGAGCGATACGTGGTCTCGCCGGGCGGAATCGTGACGGTCGGAAAGAATCAAGTCATCGAGTAG
- a CDS encoding glucosyl-3-phosphoglycerate synthase, giving the protein MSPGHEGVAWADHGEARWSHTHTWDHPEWNVDDLVAAKNGRTVSVVLPALDEEATVAGVIATIAPLLGTLVDELIVLDSGSTDRTADRARAAGARVITREEAIPDLPPAPGKGEALWRSIAATTGDVIAFVDSDLIDPDPMFVPKMVGPLLADPDIHLVKGYYRRPLRTGDTQEPGGGGRVTELLARPLLTALKPELGEVCQPLGGEYAGTRELLASVRFAPGYGVEIGLLIDTYDRYGLAGIGQVNLGVRSHRNRPLHELSVMSRQIVATLLDRCGIEDSGAGLIQFVPEPDGGFTPHTTELLRGERPPINSLP; this is encoded by the coding sequence ATGAGCCCCGGGCACGAGGGCGTGGCGTGGGCCGACCACGGCGAGGCGCGCTGGTCGCACACGCACACCTGGGACCACCCCGAATGGAACGTGGACGACCTCGTCGCCGCCAAGAACGGCCGCACGGTGTCGGTGGTGCTGCCCGCCCTCGACGAGGAGGCGACGGTCGCGGGAGTCATCGCGACCATCGCACCGCTGCTGGGCACGCTGGTCGACGAACTGATCGTCTTGGACTCCGGGAGCACGGATCGGACCGCGGACCGCGCGCGTGCCGCCGGGGCCCGCGTCATCACCCGCGAGGAGGCCATTCCGGACCTGCCGCCCGCCCCCGGCAAGGGGGAGGCGCTGTGGCGCTCCATCGCCGCGACCACCGGCGACGTGATCGCCTTCGTCGACTCCGACCTCATCGACCCCGACCCGATGTTCGTGCCCAAGATGGTCGGACCGCTGCTGGCCGACCCCGACATCCATTTGGTGAAGGGCTACTACCGGCGTCCCCTGCGGACCGGTGACACCCAGGAGCCGGGTGGCGGCGGCCGCGTCACCGAACTCCTCGCGCGGCCTCTCCTGACCGCGCTGAAGCCCGAGCTCGGCGAGGTCTGCCAACCGCTGGGCGGGGAGTACGCCGGGACCCGAGAACTGCTGGCGTCCGTGCGTTTCGCACCCGGTTACGGCGTCGAGATCGGTCTTCTCATCGACACCTACGACCGATACGGCCTCGCAGGCATCGGGCAGGTGAACCTCGGTGTCCGCAGCCACCGCAACCGGCCGCTGCACGAGCTGTCGGTGATGAGCAGGCAGATCGTCGCGACCCTGCTGGACCGCTGCGGCATCGAGGACTCGGGTGCGGGACTCATCCAGTTCGTCCCCGAACCCGACGGCGGCTTCACCCCGCACACCACCGAACTCCTCCGCGGCGAGCGGCCCCCGATCAACTCGCTACCCTGA
- a CDS encoding NUDIX hydrolase yields MSTPGSAALHAEATAALTAWSAPNPNQDSIRHAYLAFLAAAESGCERACEAGHLTASVIVFNAELTHVLLTLHPRVGKWLQLGGHCEPEDTTLQAAALREGLEESGLPSLTMSTGPVQLHTHPITCSLGVPTRHLDVRFAAVADPTSDGSLPEIVISDESTDLAWWPVDALPEKIDAESVPSLIEMGRAALRPT; encoded by the coding sequence GTGAGCACGCCCGGATCCGCAGCCCTGCACGCGGAGGCCACCGCGGCCCTCACCGCCTGGTCGGCGCCGAATCCGAACCAGGACTCGATCCGCCACGCCTACCTCGCATTCCTGGCCGCCGCCGAGAGCGGCTGCGAACGCGCCTGCGAGGCAGGGCATCTCACCGCGTCGGTGATCGTCTTCAACGCCGAGCTGACCCACGTCCTGCTGACGCTGCATCCCCGCGTCGGCAAGTGGCTGCAACTCGGCGGGCACTGCGAGCCGGAGGACACGACTCTGCAGGCCGCGGCGCTCCGCGAGGGCTTGGAGGAGTCCGGCCTGCCGTCGCTCACCATGTCGACCGGGCCGGTGCAGCTGCACACCCACCCGATCACGTGCTCGCTCGGCGTCCCCACACGACATCTCGACGTCCGGTTCGCGGCCGTCGCCGACCCGACATCCGACGGGTCCCTGCCGGAGATCGTCATCAGCGATGAGTCCACGGACCTCGCCTGGTGGCCCGTGGACGCGCTGCCCGAGAAGATCGACGCCGAGTCGGTGCCGAGCCTCATCGAGATGGGCCGGGCCGCGCTCCGCCCCACCTAG
- a CDS encoding multicopper oxidase domain-containing protein — protein MTLGTWNLRVGAVVLAWLSALVGVAVAGDAVASSHWLMIHLLGLGAASNAILIWSWYFTEAVLRLSHAENRRSQALRLALFNAGAITVVVGYGVVATADGGARGAVWWAILAGATVAFAAVAWHCADLVRRIRTALPSRFGGMVRFYVASAAFLLVGIGFGATMTRDDLPGDWHERLAVAHAGLNVFGWIGITVIGTLVTLWPTILRTRMADGVERAAARALPALCGAVSLIVLGALLGILSVSVVGVLVYAATLGYVAWSHVDEVRRKKPTGFASLSVLAGVAWLMGGLVVLAVAYATAPDWATAYDRLDVLTTALLGGFLAQVLLGALSYLIPVVLGRKPSATQQAMRALDYWGPARVGAANAGLLVWALPGDGWPHRLSAWVAVIALASFIPLAVWAAVKGLRPAETDGPRPRPTDRPGPNVLGALAAGVAAVVVAGAVGVAIDPAAVGLPGGEQSSVVATGHTTTVKLGITGMRFTPGSIEVPRGDRLVIELTNTGTQTHDLVMPNGVRTPRLTPGGQATLDVGVVGSSMQGWCSLPGHRQMGMVLDVVVKGAPRETAPPTTSPGEHSMPSMDMAADPGPGFVARDPRIPALSTERVHTMTLDVRDVQRQVAPGVTVTQWPYGTVGPDGKYTGGAPGPTLRGRVGDRFDITLTNSASMGHSIDFHAGALAPDGPMRTIEPGQSLKYSFTATRSGIWLYHCSTMPMSTHIANGMFGAVIIDSPNLPPVDQEYVLVQSEVFLGGPDGTANADKIVAERPDLVVFNGYADQYDHRPLTAKVGDRVRIWVLSAGPNRGSAFHVIGGQFDTVWKEGAYLLRPDNPQSGGSQVLDLAPAQGGFVELSFGEKGNYPFVTHSMIDAERGAHGIIRVTD, from the coding sequence GTGACTCTCGGAACCTGGAACCTCCGCGTCGGTGCGGTGGTCCTCGCCTGGCTGTCCGCCCTCGTCGGCGTGGCCGTGGCCGGCGACGCCGTCGCCTCATCGCACTGGCTGATGATCCACCTCCTCGGGCTCGGTGCTGCAAGCAACGCGATCCTCATCTGGAGCTGGTACTTCACCGAGGCCGTCCTCCGCCTCTCGCACGCCGAGAACCGGCGGTCCCAGGCGCTGCGCCTGGCCCTGTTCAACGCCGGCGCCATCACCGTGGTCGTCGGGTACGGCGTCGTCGCGACCGCCGACGGCGGGGCACGCGGCGCCGTCTGGTGGGCGATCCTTGCGGGCGCCACCGTCGCCTTCGCCGCCGTCGCCTGGCACTGCGCCGACCTGGTCCGTCGCATCCGCACGGCGCTGCCGTCCCGGTTCGGCGGCATGGTCCGCTTCTACGTGGCGTCGGCGGCCTTCCTGCTCGTCGGCATCGGCTTCGGCGCGACGATGACGCGCGACGACCTGCCCGGCGACTGGCACGAGCGGCTCGCCGTCGCCCACGCGGGCCTCAACGTTTTCGGGTGGATCGGCATCACCGTCATCGGCACCCTGGTGACGCTATGGCCCACCATCCTGCGCACCCGCATGGCCGACGGTGTGGAGCGCGCCGCGGCGCGGGCCCTGCCCGCCCTGTGCGGTGCGGTGTCGCTGATCGTCCTCGGTGCGCTGCTCGGCATCCTGTCCGTGTCCGTCGTCGGTGTTCTGGTCTACGCGGCGACGCTCGGCTACGTCGCGTGGTCGCACGTCGACGAGGTGCGCCGCAAGAAGCCCACCGGATTCGCGAGCCTGTCGGTCCTGGCCGGCGTCGCCTGGCTGATGGGCGGTCTCGTCGTCCTCGCGGTCGCCTATGCCACCGCGCCGGACTGGGCCACCGCGTACGACCGCCTCGACGTCCTCACCACCGCCCTGCTCGGCGGCTTCCTGGCGCAGGTGCTGCTCGGCGCGCTCAGCTATCTGATCCCGGTCGTCCTGGGCCGCAAGCCGTCGGCGACCCAGCAGGCCATGCGCGCCCTCGACTACTGGGGGCCGGCCCGCGTGGGCGCCGCCAACGCCGGACTGCTGGTGTGGGCGCTCCCGGGCGACGGTTGGCCCCACCGACTGTCCGCGTGGGTGGCGGTGATCGCTCTCGCGAGCTTCATCCCGCTCGCGGTCTGGGCGGCCGTCAAGGGACTGCGGCCCGCCGAGACCGACGGCCCGCGTCCCCGGCCCACCGACCGGCCGGGTCCGAACGTCCTCGGCGCGCTCGCCGCGGGCGTCGCCGCAGTGGTCGTGGCGGGTGCGGTCGGCGTCGCGATCGACCCGGCCGCCGTCGGCCTGCCCGGCGGGGAGCAGTCGTCGGTCGTCGCGACCGGCCACACCACCACGGTGAAACTCGGCATCACCGGGATGCGGTTCACCCCCGGCAGCATCGAGGTGCCGCGGGGCGACCGCCTCGTCATCGAGCTGACCAACACCGGCACCCAGACGCACGACCTGGTGATGCCCAACGGCGTCCGCACGCCGCGCCTGACACCGGGCGGGCAGGCCACCCTCGACGTCGGCGTCGTCGGCTCCTCCATGCAGGGCTGGTGCTCGCTCCCCGGACACCGGCAGATGGGCATGGTGCTCGACGTCGTCGTCAAGGGCGCACCCCGCGAGACCGCGCCGCCCACCACCTCACCCGGCGAGCACTCCATGCCGTCGATGGACATGGCCGCCGACCCCGGCCCGGGCTTCGTCGCCCGCGACCCGCGAATCCCCGCGCTGTCCACCGAGCGCGTCCACACGATGACCCTCGACGTCCGCGACGTGCAGCGTCAGGTGGCGCCCGGCGTCACCGTCACCCAGTGGCCGTACGGCACCGTCGGACCAGACGGGAAGTACACCGGCGGGGCGCCGGGACCCACGCTTCGCGGGCGGGTCGGTGACCGCTTCGACATCACCCTGACGAACTCCGCGTCGATGGGGCACTCGATCGACTTCCACGCCGGCGCCCTGGCACCCGACGGGCCCATGCGGACCATCGAACCCGGCCAGTCGCTGAAGTACTCGTTCACCGCCACGCGCAGCGGCATCTGGCTGTACCACTGCTCGACGATGCCGATGTCCACGCACATCGCCAACGGCATGTTCGGCGCCGTCATCATCGACTCGCCGAACCTGCCGCCCGTCGACCAGGAGTACGTCCTGGTGCAGTCGGAGGTCTTCCTCGGCGGACCCGACGGCACCGCGAACGCGGACAAGATCGTCGCCGAACGGCCCGACCTCGTCGTCTTCAACGGCTACGCCGACCAGTACGACCACCGCCCGCTCACCGCGAAGGTCGGCGACCGGGTGCGGATCTGGGTCCTGTCCGCGGGACCGAACCGCGGCTCGGCTTTCCACGTGATCGGCGGCCAGTTCGACACCGTGTGGAAGGAGGGCGCCTACCTTCTCCGGCCCGACAACCCGCAGTCCGGCGGCAGCCAGGTCCTCGACCTCGCGCCCGCGCAGGGCGGTTTCGTGGAGCTGAGCTTCGGCGAGAAGGGCAACTACCCGTTCGTCACGCACTCGATGATCGACGCCGAGCGCGGTGCCCACGGGATCATCCGGGTCACCGACTGA
- a CDS encoding DivIVA domain-containing protein — MVTIGLYVIGVALMVALLFALVWFVFGRGEELPPIEKGTTLTRLPRAGIEGDDVRRVVFQQTFRGYKASEVDWTLEKLAREIDELRAVVHDLRARDELASGVAIRSADPESTPSDRPDL, encoded by the coding sequence GTGGTGACGATCGGACTATATGTGATCGGCGTGGCCCTCATGGTCGCGCTCCTCTTCGCGCTCGTGTGGTTCGTCTTCGGGCGGGGCGAGGAGCTGCCCCCGATCGAGAAGGGGACCACCCTCACGCGACTGCCCCGCGCAGGCATCGAGGGCGACGACGTCCGTCGCGTCGTCTTCCAACAGACCTTCCGCGGCTACAAGGCGTCCGAGGTGGACTGGACCCTGGAGAAGCTGGCCCGCGAGATCGACGAGCTGCGCGCCGTCGTGCACGACCTCCGGGCGCGCGACGAACTGGCGTCGGGTGTCGCCATCCGTTCGGCCGACCCCGAATCGACGCCGTCGGACCGCCCGGATTTGTGA
- a CDS encoding long-chain-acyl-CoA synthetase, with amino-acid sequence MGTQVPSRVGIKDIVRGVARMVPDLPAMATHVPGMIVRPPAAKRTIGQIFAKHAADHPDRPFIRWNGESMSYGEVNRQVNRYAAVLADRGVGTGDVVGILAKNSPTDLMVILAALKLGAVAGMLNYNQRNEVIDHSMKLLGGKVLVYDPECSEAYESISPDRLPAHVLDFPALDEAAAGKSEMDPAVTKHLPASTTAFYIFTSGTTGLPKASVMSHNRWLANYDGIGGLAVRLRPSDTMYVALPLYHNNALSVSLGAVLSAGACIAISKQFSASRFWDDVITNRATAFCYIGELCRYLLAQPEKPTDRKHSVRIMVGNGLRPEIWDEFTERFGIDRVVEFYGASELNLAFVNAFDVKRTAGFCPLPFRVVEYNDDGTAKRDAKGRLRKVRKGEPGLLIAQISDRVPVDGYTDNSDTEKKIIRDAFKDGDAYFNSGDLVRELGFAHIAFVDRLGDTFRWKGENVATTEVEGAFDGIDSVEQAVAYGVEVPGCDGRAGMVAVQLRPEQDMDPKELADQLYRTLPAYALPLFVRFVPEIETTSTFKNRKVELRNEAYAEVGDDTVWVLSGRNDGYVPFYDGYAADVAAAKAPR; translated from the coding sequence ATGGGTACGCAGGTTCCGAGCAGGGTCGGCATCAAAGACATCGTCCGGGGCGTTGCCAGGATGGTGCCGGATCTGCCCGCCATGGCCACCCACGTGCCGGGCATGATCGTCCGCCCGCCGGCCGCCAAGCGCACCATCGGCCAGATCTTCGCCAAGCACGCCGCCGATCATCCCGACCGGCCGTTCATCCGCTGGAACGGTGAGTCGATGTCGTACGGTGAGGTGAACCGCCAGGTGAACCGCTACGCCGCAGTCCTCGCCGATCGTGGTGTCGGAACCGGAGACGTGGTCGGCATCCTCGCCAAGAACAGTCCCACCGACCTCATGGTGATCCTCGCGGCGCTGAAGCTCGGCGCGGTCGCGGGCATGCTGAACTACAACCAGCGGAACGAGGTCATCGACCACAGCATGAAGCTGCTCGGTGGCAAGGTCCTCGTCTACGACCCCGAGTGCAGCGAGGCCTACGAGTCCATCAGTCCCGACCGCCTGCCCGCCCACGTCCTCGACTTCCCGGCGCTCGACGAGGCCGCCGCGGGCAAGTCGGAGATGGACCCGGCCGTCACCAAGCACCTGCCCGCGTCGACCACCGCCTTCTACATCTTCACCTCCGGCACCACCGGCCTGCCGAAGGCCAGCGTGATGAGCCACAACCGCTGGCTTGCCAATTACGACGGCATCGGCGGCCTCGCCGTCCGGCTGCGCCCGTCGGACACGATGTACGTCGCGCTGCCGCTGTACCACAACAACGCGCTGTCGGTGTCGCTCGGCGCCGTGCTCTCCGCCGGAGCCTGCATCGCAATCAGCAAGCAGTTCTCCGCCTCGCGCTTCTGGGACGACGTCATCACCAACCGGGCCACGGCCTTCTGCTACATCGGCGAACTGTGCCGCTACCTCCTGGCCCAGCCGGAGAAGCCGACCGACCGCAAGCATTCGGTGCGCATCATGGTCGGCAACGGCCTCCGCCCGGAGATCTGGGACGAGTTCACCGAGCGCTTCGGGATCGACCGCGTCGTCGAGTTCTACGGTGCCAGCGAACTGAACCTGGCCTTCGTCAACGCGTTCGACGTCAAGCGCACCGCGGGCTTCTGCCCGCTGCCGTTCCGCGTCGTCGAGTACAACGACGACGGCACCGCCAAGCGCGACGCGAAGGGACGGCTGCGCAAGGTCCGCAAGGGTGAGCCGGGCCTGCTGATCGCGCAGATCAGCGACCGCGTCCCGGTCGACGGATACACGGACAACAGCGATACCGAGAAGAAGATCATCCGCGACGCCTTCAAGGACGGCGATGCGTACTTCAACTCCGGCGACCTGGTCCGCGAACTCGGCTTCGCGCACATCGCGTTCGTCGACCGCCTCGGCGACACCTTCCGCTGGAAGGGCGAGAACGTCGCGACCACCGAGGTGGAGGGCGCCTTCGACGGGATCGACTCGGTGGAGCAGGCCGTCGCCTACGGCGTCGAGGTGCCGGGCTGCGACGGCCGCGCGGGCATGGTGGCCGTGCAGTTGCGTCCCGAGCAGGACATGGACCCGAAGGAGCTGGCCGACCAGCTGTACCGGACGCTGCCCGCGTACGCGCTGCCGCTGTTCGTGCGATTCGTCCCGGAGATCGAGACCACGTCGACCTTCAAGAACCGCAAGGTGGAACTCCGCAACGAGGCGTACGCCGAGGTCGGCGACGACACGGTGTGGGTGCTGTCCGGGCGGAACGACGGCTACGTGCCCTTCTACGACGGCTACGCGGCCGACGTCGCCGCGGCGAAGGCCCCGCGCTGA